One Lutzomyia longipalpis isolate SR_M1_2022 chromosome 4, ASM2433408v1 DNA segment encodes these proteins:
- the LOC129796354 gene encoding kinesin-like protein unc-104 isoform X14 — MIAAISPADINYDETLSTLRYADRAKQIVCKAVVNEDANAKLIRELKEEIQKLRELLRAEGIEVQEGPDGKVVCEKRDPNKDEINTKSESIIKNIPTSPNKGRTRTGSTTEMAVDQLQASEKLIAELNETWEEKLKRTEQIRLQREAVFAEMGVAVKEDGNTVGVFSPKMTPHLVNLNEDPTLSECLLYYIKDGITRLGTAEANLPQDIQLSGPYILKEHVMFENRNGVVTLVPHKDALVYLNGRKLIEPEVLTTGSRVILGKNHVFRFTHPEQAREIREKAVTETPGSGETVDWNFAQCELLEKQGIDLKAEMEKRLIALEEQFKREKLQADQEFEEQRKSYEARIDALQKQVEEQSMTMSMYSSYTPEDFHPEEDIFVNPLFESCWSAREAGLAAWAFRKWRIHQFTSLRDDLWGNAIFLKEANAISVELKKKVQFQFTLLTDTLYSPLPPELAANSGSLGAITSGQGSGGNEDEFGGNPAPRTIVAVEVTDMKNGATHYWTLEKLRCRLELMRQIYNAESPPMVGSGVETPTNGMMVCKSIGQMVMSPDEMPLESGEQQELLQCLTAACANASRLSLANLLPSRQRLELMREMYHNEAELSPTSPDYNVESLTGGDPFYDRFPWFRMVGRSFVYLSNLLYPVPLVHKVAIVNERGDVRGYLRVAVQPVMKSHVLQDEESIDVSNGVKQSARILFDEEHKPKYRSLVQERDERFIEGQECGKVEEVEIEDADSGRGDSSVSSEVHEATEEPGEHLQIGKDFTFRVTVLQATGIAAEYADIFCQFNFLHRHEEAFSTEPVKNSGSGSPLGFYHVQNVTVPVTKSFIEYLKTQPIMFKIFGHYQNHPLHKDAKQECQTRPPPRRMLPPSIPISQPVRSPKFGPLPCPPSSTVLAKHDILVWFEICELAPNGEYVPSVVEHSDDLACRGLFLLHQGIQRRIRITIVHEPTPELKWKDIRELVVGRIRNTPESGDEMDDDSCVLSLGLFPGEVLDVPGDDRSFFRFEAAWDSSLHNSTLLNRVTQAGETIYITLSAYLELDNCARPAIVTKDLSMIIYGRDARTGPRSLKHLFSGQYRNPEANRLSGVYELSLRRASEAGSPGVQRRQRRVLDTSSTYVRGEENLHGWRPRGDSLIFDHQWELEKLTRLEEVGRVRHLLMLRERLGMDTNPNPTTKTEKDVCNLAARAGASPVHMVIPPSPQTPIKDQQALMPEREYTQKEQELLNKCIHLIQGRIGMKGEQESTIGQIDASPGDEGCADMTASYISGNSIELCSPERVEVPNGWEAPAPAPQPALPLRLYVPDLEEIRVSPVVARKGYLNVLEHGGSGWKKRWVTVRRPYVFIFRSEKDPVERAVLNLGTAQVECSEDQAAMVKIPNTFSVVTKHRGYLLQTLGDKEVHDWLYAINPLLAGQIRSRLARRNVEASAQGVTSSQHSSK, encoded by the exons AAGATGAAATCAATACAAAATCCGAGAGTATTATCAAAAACATTCCAACATCCCCGAATAAGGGACGCACTAGGACAGGATCAACCACAGAAATGGCAGTTGATCAACTTCAGGCTAGCGAAAAGTTGATTGCAG AACTCAATGAGACGtgggaggaaaaattgaagCGCACAGAACAAATTCGTCTCCAACGTGAAGCTGTTTTTGCGGAAATGGGTGTGGCTGTGAAGGAGGATGGAAATACAGTTGGTGTCTTCTCGCCAAAGATGACACCACACTTGGTGAATCTCAATGAAGATCCGACGCTATCGGAGTGTCTTTTGTACTACATAAAGGATGGGATAACACGCCTTGGGACAGCTGAAGCGAATCTCCCGCAGGATATTCAACTATCTGGCCCGTATATCCTCAAGGAGCATGTAATGTTTGAGAATAGAAATGGCGTTGTGACCCTTGTGCCGCACAAAGATGCCCTGGTGTATCTAAATGGGCGTAAATTAATTGAACCCGAGGTCTTAACAACGGGTTCAAGGGTAATTCTGGGGAAGAATCATGTGTTTCGCTTCACCCATCCGGAACAGGCGCGTGAGATAAGGGAGAAGGCAGTTACGGAGACACCGGGAAGTGGGGAGACGGTTGATTGGAATTTTGCACAGTGTGAATTGCTGGAGAAGCAGGGAATTGATCTCAAGGCGGAAATGGAGAAGCGCCTAATTGCACTTGAGGAACAATTTAAGCGGGAAAAATTGCAAGCTGATCAGGAATTTGAGGAGCAACGTAAATCCTATGAGGCACGAATTGATGCACTACAGAAGCAAGTGGAGGAGCAATCGATGACAATGTCCATGTATAGTAGCTATACACCGGAAGATTTTCATCCGGAAGAGGATATCTTTG TGAATCCATTATTTGAATCATGCTGGTCCGCTAGAGAAGCTGGCCTAGCAGCATGGGCATTCCGTAAGTGGAGAATCCATCAATTTACATCCCTACGAGATGATTTGTGGGGAAATGCAATCTTCCTCAAGGAAGCAAATGCAATTTCCgtggaattaaaaaagaaggttcaatttcaatttacacTCCTCACGGACACCCTGTACTCCCCATTGCCGCCTGAATTGGCGGCTAACAGTGGTAGTTTGGGAGCTATAACTTCCGGACAGGGTAGTGGGGGGAATGAAGATGAATTTGGCGGAAATCCAGCCCCGAGAACAATTGTGGCTGTGGAAGTGACTGACATGAAGAATGGAGCAACGCATTATTGGACGTTAGAGAAATTGCG ctgCCGTCTTGAGTTGATGCGCCAAATTTACAATGCGGAGAGTCCACCGATGGTTGGTAGTGGTGTGGAAACCCCAACGAATGGTATGATGGTGTGCAAATCAATTGGGCAGATGGTGATGTCCCCGGATGAAATGCCCCTGGAATCGGGGGAGCAACAGGAACTACTTCAGTGCTTGACGGCAGCGTGTGCCAATGCATCAAGACTCTCATTAGCTAATCTCTTACCATCTAG ACAAAGGTTGGAGCTAATGCGTGAAATGTACCACAATGAGGCGGAGCTCAGTCCAACATCTCCGGACTACAATGTTGAGAGTCTCACTGGTGGTGATCCATTCTACGATCGCTTTCCGTGGTTCCGGATGGTGGGGAGGTCATTTGTCTACCTTAGCAATCTCCTCTATCCAGTTCCACTTGTGCACAAGGTTGCCATTGTGAATGAAAGGGGTGACGTGAGGGGATACCTACGTGTTGCCGTTCAACCTGTTATG AAATCTCATGTGTTGCAGGATGAGGAGAGCATTGATGTGAGCAATGGGGTGAAACAGTCGGCAAGGATTCTTTTTGATGAGGAACACAAACCAAAGTATAGATCCCTTGTGCAGGAGCGCGATGAGCGCTTCATTGAGGGTCAGGAATGTGGAAAAGTCGAAGAGGTGGAAATTGAGGATGCTGATTCCGGACGCGGGGATTCAAGTGTATCGTCTGAGGTGCACGAAGCAACTGAGGAGCCTGGGGAACATCTCCAAATTGGCAAGGATTTCACCTTCCGCGTGACTGTGTTGCAGGCTACGGGAATTGCTGCTGAGTATGCAGATATTTTCTGCCAATTCaa CTTCCTGCATCGTCATGAGGAGGCTTTCTCAACGGAGCCAGTAAAGAATAGTGGTTCTGGGTCTCCACTTGGCTTCTACCACGTACAGAATGTCACGGTGCCGGTGACAAAGTCATTTATTGAGTATCTAAAGACGCAACCGATTATGTTTAAGATCTTTGGGCACTATCAGAATCATCCGTTGCACAAGGATGCAAAACAAGAGTGTCAGACGCGTCCACCACCACGTAGGATGCTCCCCCCGAGTATTCCAATTAGTCAGCCGGTGCGAAGTCCCAAATTCGGGCCACTCCCTTGCCCACCGTCGTCTACGGTGCTGGCAAAGCATGATATTCTTGTTTGGTTTGAAATATGCGAACTTGCCCCCAATGGGGAGTATGTGCCGTCTGTTGTGGAGCACAGCGATGATCTCGCATGCCGGGGGCTCTTCCTCTTGCATCAGGGTATCCAGAGGCGTATACGCATTACAATTGTGCACGAACCAACGCCAGAGCTGAAGTGGAAGGATATCCGGGAACTTGTGGTGGGACGTATTCGGAATACCCCCGAGTCTGGGGATGAAATGGATGATGATTCATGCGTTCTGTCGCTTGGATTGTTCCCGGGGGAAGTTCTCGATGTTCCCGGGGATGATCGTTCATTCTTCCGCTTTGAAGCTGCATGGGATTCCAGCCTACATAATTCCACATTGCTCAATCGTGTCACTCAGGCCGGTGAAACTATCTACATTACACTCAGTGCTTATCTTGAG tTGGACAATTGTGCTCGTCCAGCAATTGTGACCAAAGATCTCAGCATGATTATCTATGGACGCGATGCAAGGACTGGACCACGATCACTGAAGCATCTCTTTTCGGGGCAGTACCGCAATCCAGAAGCAAATCGCCTCTCAGGAGTGTATGAACTCTCCCTACGACGTGCATCCGAAGCAGGTAGTCCAG gtgTTCAACGTCGACAGAGAAGGGTTCTGGATACAAGTTCAACGTATGTGCGTGGTGAGGAGAATCTTCATGGTTGGCGCCCGCGTGGGGATTCATTGATATTTGATCATCAGTGGGAATTGGAGAAGTTAACGCGCCTCGAGGAAGTGGGACGTGTGAGGCATTTACTGATGCTCCGTGAGCGTCTTGGTATGGATACAAATCCCAATCCGACGACCAAAACGGAGAAGGATGTTTGCAATTTAGCAGCACGTGCTGGTGCATCACCCGTACATATGGTCATACCACCATCACCGCAAACACCAATTAAGGATCAGCAGGCACTCATGCCAGAGCGGGAGTACACGCAGAAGGAACAGGAACTACTGAATAAGTGTATTCACCTCATTCAGGGGCGTATTGGGATGAAAGGTGAACAAGAGAGCACAATTGGGCAAATTGATGCCTCACCTGGAGATGAGGGATGTGCAGATATGACGGCGAGCTATATTTCCGGGAATTCAATTGA ATTGTGCTCTCCGGAACGCGTGGAAGTACCAAATGGATGGGAAGCACCAGCACCGGCACCACAACCAGCTCTTCCGTTGCGACTGTACGTTCCTGATTTGGAGGAGATACGCGTGAGCCCCGTTGTGGCGCGCAAGGGTTACTTGAATGTACTCGAACATGGTGGTTCAGGATGGAAGAAGCGCTGGGTGACTGTACGTCGTCCGTATGTCTTCATTTTCCGCAGTGAAAAGGATCCCGTTGAGAGGGCAGTTCTCAATTTGGGTACAGCACAAGTTGAATGTAGTGAAGATCAAGCGGCTATGGTGAAGATTCCCAATACTTTCAG tgtgGTGACCAAACACAGGGGCTATCTACTGCAAACTCTTGGGGATAAGGAAGTACATGATTGGCTCTATGCCATTAATCCTCTCCTAGCGGGGCAAATCAG ATCGAGACTAGCTCGACGGAATGTGGAAGCCTCAGCTCAGGGTGTTACATCATCGCAACATTCAAGCAAATGA